One window of Flavobacterium dauae genomic DNA carries:
- a CDS encoding GNAT family N-acetyltransferase: MIIQTQRLTIRSIDFKDSVQVYKYRSNPEINQYLSFVPESIEEVDQFIAKNPKEFNLPETWFQLAIVLKETSEVIGDIGVHFFGKENKQVALGYTLSNLHQNKGFATEALKNVIDFLFTNLNKHRIVLSIDPENKASIKLAKRLGFRKEGHFVKSLFFKNQWVDDVVFALLKEEWLKT, from the coding sequence GTGATCATTCAAACACAACGATTAACAATAAGATCCATTGATTTTAAAGACAGTGTTCAGGTTTATAAGTATCGAAGCAATCCCGAAATCAATCAATATTTAAGTTTTGTACCTGAATCTATAGAAGAGGTAGATCAGTTTATAGCAAAAAATCCAAAAGAATTCAATTTACCCGAAACATGGTTTCAGTTGGCAATTGTGCTTAAAGAAACAAGTGAAGTTATTGGTGATATAGGCGTCCATTTTTTTGGAAAAGAAAATAAGCAGGTAGCATTGGGATACACCCTAAGTAACCTTCATCAAAATAAAGGTTTTGCCACTGAAGCCCTTAAAAATGTAATCGATTTTTTATTTACAAATTTAAACAAACACCGTATTGTTTTATCAATCGATCCTGAAAACAAAGCGTCTATAAAGCTAGCCAAACGATTGGGATTTCGTAAAGAAGGTCATTTTGTAAAAAGTTTGTTTTTTAAAAACCAGTGGGTTGACGACGTTGTTTTTGCATTATTAAAAGAAGAATGGTTAAAAACCTAA
- a CDS encoding CsbD family protein, giving the protein MDRLELEGKWNKIKGSVKQKYADWFNNDTTFAEGKLEEYIGKIQQKTGRTKEDIEQEIRDWKDDNNHL; this is encoded by the coding sequence ATGGACAGATTAGAATTAGAAGGAAAATGGAACAAAATAAAAGGATCCGTTAAACAAAAATACGCCGATTGGTTTAACAACGATACAACTTTTGCAGAAGGAAAATTAGAGGAATACATTGGAAAAATCCAACAAAAAACCGGCAGAACCAAAGAAGACATCGAACAAGAAATCCGCGATTGGAAAGACGATAACAATCACCTTTAA
- the udk gene encoding uridine kinase — protein sequence MLIIGIAGGTGSGKTTVVHQIMNELPETEVGIISQDSYYKANNHLSMDERALINFDHPRAIDFNLLCNHLKELKQGKSINQPVYSFVHHNRTDDYILTHPRKVMIVEGILILTNPELRELFDIKIFVHADSDERLIRRLKRDIVERGRDMDEVLNRYQTTLKPMHEQFIEPSKAYADIIIPNDKYNTVAIDIVQTVINKKIND from the coding sequence ATGCTTATAATTGGTATTGCTGGCGGAACCGGAAGCGGTAAAACAACTGTTGTTCACCAAATAATGAACGAATTACCGGAAACCGAAGTAGGTATTATTTCGCAAGATTCGTATTACAAAGCAAATAACCATTTAAGTATGGACGAACGGGCGTTGATTAATTTTGATCATCCAAGAGCCATTGATTTTAATTTACTTTGTAACCATTTAAAAGAATTGAAACAAGGCAAAAGCATTAACCAGCCGGTTTATTCGTTTGTGCATCACAACAGAACCGATGATTATATTTTAACGCATCCGCGAAAAGTAATGATTGTAGAAGGAATTTTGATATTGACCAATCCGGAATTAAGAGAATTGTTTGATATTAAAATTTTTGTACACGCAGATTCAGACGAACGGTTAATCAGAAGATTAAAACGCGATATTGTAGAACGAGGTCGTGATATGGACGAAGTGTTAAACAGGTATCAAACCACACTGAAACCAATGCACGAGCAGTTTATTGAACCGTCAAAGGCGTATGCAGACATCATTATTCCAAACGATAAATACAACACCGTAGCCATTGATATTGTTCAAACGGTTATCAATAAAAAAATTAACGATTAA
- a CDS encoding AIM24 family protein encodes MSEYTLAAFVEKTKQKEREHDYFEIEKPQMLEINLNNQFVWTKNGSMVAYVGNIKFEREGMLSGGIGNLLKKTLTGEGAKLMKASGTGRLYVADSGKKVQILQLQGESICVNGNDILAHDQTIKNEITMLKSIAGMMSGGLFQIRLTGNGHVAISTHGDPLTLLVKPGEPVFTDPNATVAWSGNLKPELKTNVSFESLLGRGSGEEFQMMFQGEGWVLIQPYEEVYFQQK; translated from the coding sequence ATGAGCGAGTACACACTAGCAGCGTTTGTTGAAAAAACTAAACAAAAGGAGCGGGAACACGATTATTTTGAGATAGAAAAACCTCAAATGTTAGAAATTAATTTAAACAACCAATTCGTTTGGACAAAAAACGGAAGTATGGTTGCTTATGTTGGAAACATTAAATTTGAACGCGAAGGTATGCTTTCTGGCGGTATAGGCAATTTGTTAAAAAAAACACTTACAGGCGAAGGTGCAAAACTAATGAAAGCCAGCGGAACCGGTCGTTTGTATGTTGCCGATTCTGGTAAAAAAGTACAGATTTTACAATTGCAGGGGGAGTCGATCTGTGTAAACGGAAACGATATTTTAGCACACGATCAAACCATTAAAAACGAAATTACAATGCTTAAAAGCATTGCAGGGATGATGTCTGGCGGATTGTTTCAAATTCGTTTAACAGGCAATGGTCACGTAGCAATTTCTACGCACGGCGATCCGTTAACATTGTTGGTAAAACCGGGCGAACCTGTATTTACCGATCCTAATGCTACCGTAGCGTGGTCGGGCAATTTAAAACCAGAATTAAAAACCAATGTGTCGTTTGAAAGTTTATTAGGACGTGGCAGCGGCGAAGAATTCCAAATGATGTTCCAAGGCGAAGGCTGGGTGCTAATTCAACCTTACGAAGAAGTATATTTCCAACAGAAATAA
- a CDS encoding efflux RND transporter periplasmic adaptor subunit, which produces MKKVIITGIVIIAALAGIMYVLNKNKANSEAQTAIVAQKNAAVAVRVETADFKNVNGEYVANGVFAPKQEVKISAETAGIVTKVLVKEGSFVSAGQTLAVIKADKQNVNVSNAQANYNNAKAEVERYQSAYATGGVTKQQLDQMKLQLINAKNNLQSAQITAGDVNIKASFSGIVNKKSVEPGAYANPGTELFEIVNVSTLKLKVKVDEKNVGSLKLGQSIKVESPVVADKEFTGKISFIAPKADESLNFPVELEIQNNAANDLKAGMYGNAYFGNSQMANVLIVPRTAFVGSVSSNQVFVYKEGKAVLTKVVSGRTFGDAIEVISGIEKGTKVITSGQINLANGTAVEIIK; this is translated from the coding sequence ATGAAAAAAGTCATCATAACAGGAATAGTAATAATTGCCGCTTTAGCAGGAATTATGTACGTTTTAAATAAAAACAAAGCAAACAGCGAAGCACAAACCGCAATTGTTGCACAAAAAAATGCAGCTGTAGCTGTACGTGTTGAAACAGCCGATTTTAAAAACGTAAATGGCGAATACGTTGCAAATGGTGTTTTTGCACCTAAGCAAGAAGTGAAAATTTCTGCCGAAACTGCCGGTATCGTTACAAAAGTTTTGGTTAAAGAAGGATCTTTTGTTAGTGCAGGACAAACACTTGCCGTAATTAAAGCAGACAAACAAAATGTAAACGTAAGTAACGCTCAGGCAAATTACAACAACGCTAAAGCAGAAGTAGAGCGTTACCAAAGTGCTTATGCAACAGGCGGTGTAACCAAACAACAGTTAGATCAAATGAAACTGCAATTGATTAACGCTAAAAACAACCTACAAAGTGCACAAATTACCGCTGGTGATGTAAACATTAAGGCATCGTTTTCTGGTATTGTAAATAAAAAAAGTGTTGAACCAGGTGCGTACGCAAACCCAGGAACCGAATTATTCGAAATCGTAAATGTATCTACTTTAAAATTAAAAGTAAAGGTTGACGAGAAAAATGTAGGAAGCTTAAAATTAGGTCAGTCTATTAAAGTAGAATCGCCTGTTGTTGCCGATAAAGAATTTACAGGAAAAATATCGTTTATTGCCCCAAAAGCAGACGAAAGCTTAAATTTCCCTGTAGAGCTTGAAATTCAAAACAATGCTGCAAACGATCTAAAAGCCGGTATGTACGGTAACGCTTATTTTGGTAACAGCCAAATGGCAAACGTATTAATTGTTCCGCGTACAGCATTTGTTGGTAGTGTAAGTTCTAACCAAGTGTTTGTTTACAAAGAAGGAAAAGCCGTATTAACCAAAGTGGTTTCGGGAAGAACTTTTGGTGATGCCATTGAGGTTATTTCCGGAATTGAAAAAGGCACAAAGGTAATTACTTCGGGACAAATAAATTTAGCAAACGGTACTGCTGTTGAAATCATTAAATAA
- a CDS encoding septum formation initiator family protein gives MKQKIDALLVKYPFLKWVTNRFVLVTLFFILWLLFFDTYAYFDHRIIDKEINKLEDNRNYYQGEINNDDKNIKKLYRKEEVERYAREKYYMKRENEDIYIIDSDKEYPTEETN, from the coding sequence ATGAAACAAAAAATCGACGCTCTCTTAGTAAAATATCCATTTTTAAAATGGGTCACTAATCGATTTGTTTTAGTAACCTTATTTTTTATTCTTTGGTTGTTGTTTTTTGATACGTATGCTTATTTTGACCACAGAATTATTGATAAAGAAATAAATAAATTAGAAGATAACCGCAATTATTATCAGGGTGAAATCAACAACGACGATAAAAATATCAAAAAACTGTACCGTAAAGAAGAAGTTGAACGATATGCCCGAGAGAAATATTATATGAAGCGCGAAAATGAAGACATTTATATTATTGACAGCGATAAAGAATATCCAACAGAAGAAACTAATTAA
- a CDS encoding type II toxin-antitoxin system RelE/ParE family toxin, which produces MVFKVIVSKRAQQEIENAIAYYNEINKSLAQRFYNAVETNYKKLETNPYFQNRYKEFRAIPLKKFPFLIFYHVDEDKHIIKILSCFHTSRSTKKYPE; this is translated from the coding sequence ATGGTTTTTAAGGTAATTGTTTCAAAAAGAGCTCAACAAGAAATTGAAAATGCGATAGCGTATTATAATGAAATAAATAAGTCTTTAGCTCAAAGGTTTTATAATGCTGTAGAGACTAATTATAAAAAATTGGAGACAAATCCTTATTTTCAAAATAGATATAAAGAATTTAGGGCAATACCTTTAAAGAAATTCCCTTTTCTAATTTTCTATCATGTTGATGAGGATAAACATATAATAAAAATACTTTCTTGCTTTCACACATCAAGAAGTACCAAGAAATATCCAGAATAG
- a CDS encoding TolC family protein, with the protein MKYRISILLAFLGFFAQAQEQLTLKDAVNYALQNKADAVKAKLNVENSEYKIQEVRANALPQISANGGLTYNAIIPQMALVMGDQVQVIQMGTPWQSNATLSLNQQLFNQAVFTGLKAAKTTREFYKINAQLTEEQVIEKVANSYYEVYKTESQLKTIDKTIENTTRVRDVIQSLYDNGLAKKIDLDRTNVTLNNLKSNRQQLVNALQLQENALKYLIGMDMNQDINMPENTFEVTKHALVDESVNIENRTEIKLLEKQSELLTLNKKAITAEGYPNLSMNANIGYNGFGDTFPWFAKPADGVYWSGTSAIGLNLTIPIFNGGSIRAKVKQAQIDIEKLEADKRDTRLALDMALRNAVTQLNNSLITLNTQKENVNLAKEVLTNIENNYKFGLATLTDLLDAETQYADAQNNHTNALLDYKVAEIQLIKAKGELKSLTEE; encoded by the coding sequence GCCGATGCTGTGAAAGCCAAATTAAACGTAGAAAACAGCGAGTACAAAATACAAGAAGTTCGTGCTAATGCTTTACCACAAATTAGTGCTAACGGAGGTTTAACGTATAATGCTATTATTCCTCAAATGGCTTTGGTAATGGGCGATCAGGTACAGGTAATTCAAATGGGAACGCCTTGGCAATCAAACGCCACACTATCGTTAAATCAACAATTATTTAATCAAGCCGTTTTCACAGGGTTAAAAGCTGCAAAAACCACACGCGAATTCTATAAAATAAACGCACAGCTAACCGAAGAACAAGTTATTGAAAAGGTTGCCAACAGTTATTACGAAGTTTATAAAACCGAATCGCAACTTAAAACAATAGATAAAACCATTGAAAACACCACCCGTGTTCGCGATGTTATTCAAAGTTTGTACGATAATGGTTTGGCAAAAAAAATAGATTTAGACAGAACCAACGTTACTTTAAACAATCTGAAAAGTAATCGTCAGCAATTAGTAAATGCCTTACAGTTGCAAGAAAATGCGTTAAAATATTTAATTGGTATGGATATGAATCAAGATATCAATATGCCTGAAAATACGTTTGAAGTAACTAAACATGCTTTGGTTGACGAAAGTGTTAACATTGAAAACAGAACCGAAATAAAGTTACTAGAAAAACAAAGCGAATTATTAACATTAAACAAAAAAGCAATTACCGCAGAAGGGTATCCAAATTTAAGTATGAACGCAAATATTGGTTATAATGGTTTTGGTGATACATTTCCGTGGTTTGCAAAACCTGCCGATGGTGTATATTGGTCAGGAACTTCAGCGATAGGTTTAAATTTAACCATTCCTATTTTTAATGGTGGATCAATTCGCGCAAAGGTAAAACAAGCACAGATTGATATTGAAAAACTAGAAGCAGATAAACGAGATACCCGTTTAGCTTTAGATATGGCTTTAAGAAATGCCGTAACACAACTAAACAATTCTTTAATCACGCTAAACACACAAAAAGAAAATGTGAATTTGGCTAAAGAAGTATTAACAAACATAGAAAACAATTATAAATTTGGTTTGGCAACCTTAACCGATTTATTAGACGCAGAAACGCAGTATGCCGACGCACAAAACAATCACACCAATGCTTTACTAGATTATAAAGTTGCCGAAATACAGCTTATTAAAGCAAAAGGAGAATTAAAATCATTAACAGAAGAATAA
- a CDS encoding efflux RND transporter permease subunit, giving the protein MKISEISIKRPSVIIVLFSMLILGGIASYLSMGYELIPKFDVNVINVQTVYPGAAPSEVETSVTKVIEDAVSSLENVKKLESKSMEGVSVVMITLNTGADVNFLLTDAQRKINAVINDLPEDAKTPSLNKFSLDDVPIMNLSITSSLTEKELYDLLDQKIQPVFARINGVAKVDLVGGEEREIQVSVKPEKLAGYGLTISQVQQVLAQSNMDFPTGNIKTKNNQTTIRLSGKFTSLDQMRNLPITTPSGTSIRLSDIAEVQDGIKDIEKIARIGQKNTILMQVYKQSDANAVEVSEAVKQTIAVKDGDGKIVSGIEKDYKAQNIQISIASDSTDYTINAANHVMVDLAIAVALVAFIMLFFLHSLRDAAIATIAIPLSLIATFIGLNLFGYTLNLMSLLGLSLVVGILVDDAIVVIENIHRHMEMGKNKVRAAYDGAAEIGFTVTAITLVIVVVFLPIALSTGLVSDILRQFCVTVVIATLLSLVVSFTVVPWLYSRFGKLSHISKHSFFGKILYGFEAGLGKLTNGISGILEWSLKNRKNKIIALLVTLLLFFSSIGLVGAGYIGGDFFPSSDKEEFLLQFELPKDASIEQTNLLTQKAEAYLAKRPEIEKMITTVGQASDGMMTTSGTKYKSEIQIFLKDGNSKIEPTKVYSAKLKREMEALLVGVKVKTVEVGIMGAEQAPLMLTVIASSQEDALEYAQKAADLLQKIPGSREIRLTSEDGNPEVVVKLDRDKMNALGLNVATVGMTMQTAFAGNDDMKYRAGDTEYDIRVRYDEIGRGTIEDVRSLKFINNKGQSIMLEQFADITYGSGPTLLERRDKSPSVSVQAQVVGKSEGTIATEWEEQFSKLELKPGVSFKWGGNKENQDEGFGTLGIALLAAILLVYAVMVILYDSFSKPFIILFSIPLSFIGALLFLALTNQSLNIFTILGIIMLIGLVAKNAIMLVDFANHKKDLGYSTYDALVAANHARFRPILMTTIAMVIGMLPIAMATGDGADMNRGLAIVIIGGLLSSLFLTLIIVPVIYSIFDGIGRRFGKGKKANYEELMEADYEENENYVDEFGEKQN; this is encoded by the coding sequence ATGAAAATATCTGAAATATCAATAAAAAGACCCAGTGTTATCATCGTACTTTTTTCGATGTTGATACTTGGTGGTATTGCATCATACCTTAGTATGGGATACGAATTAATTCCTAAGTTTGATGTAAACGTAATTAACGTGCAAACAGTTTATCCTGGTGCGGCACCATCAGAAGTTGAAACTTCGGTAACAAAAGTAATTGAAGATGCGGTTTCATCGTTAGAAAACGTTAAAAAGCTTGAATCGAAATCTATGGAAGGTGTATCGGTAGTAATGATTACCCTTAATACCGGAGCCGATGTAAACTTTTTACTTACCGATGCCCAACGTAAAATTAATGCCGTAATAAACGATTTGCCCGAAGATGCAAAAACACCTTCGCTAAACAAATTCTCTTTAGATGATGTTCCTATTATGAACCTTTCAATAACATCATCTTTAACAGAAAAAGAATTATACGATTTATTAGATCAAAAAATACAACCGGTTTTTGCCCGTATTAACGGTGTTGCAAAAGTTGACTTGGTTGGTGGCGAAGAACGTGAAATTCAGGTAAGTGTTAAACCAGAAAAATTAGCAGGTTACGGCTTAACAATAAGCCAGGTTCAGCAAGTTTTAGCACAATCTAATATGGATTTCCCAACGGGGAATATTAAAACAAAAAATAACCAAACAACCATTCGTTTATCTGGTAAATTTACGTCGTTAGATCAAATGCGAAACCTGCCAATTACAACCCCAAGCGGAACATCGATCCGTTTAAGTGATATTGCCGAGGTACAGGACGGAATTAAAGACATTGAAAAAATTGCACGTATTGGTCAAAAAAACACCATCTTAATGCAGGTGTACAAACAGTCTGATGCCAATGCAGTAGAAGTTTCAGAAGCTGTTAAACAAACAATTGCCGTAAAAGATGGCGACGGAAAAATTGTAAGCGGTATAGAAAAAGATTATAAAGCCCAAAACATTCAAATATCTATTGCATCAGATTCAACAGACTATACCATTAATGCGGCAAACCACGTAATGGTCGATTTAGCAATCGCAGTAGCTTTGGTAGCGTTTATTATGTTGTTTTTCTTACACAGTTTGCGCGATGCCGCTATTGCAACCATTGCCATTCCGTTATCGTTAATAGCAACTTTTATCGGGTTAAATTTATTTGGATACACCTTAAACTTAATGTCGTTACTTGGTTTATCGCTGGTGGTAGGTATTTTGGTAGATGATGCCATTGTGGTTATCGAAAATATTCACCGCCATATGGAAATGGGTAAAAATAAAGTACGTGCCGCTTATGACGGGGCTGCCGAAATTGGCTTTACCGTAACGGCAATTACCCTGGTTATTGTTGTGGTATTTTTACCAATTGCATTATCAACCGGTTTGGTATCCGATATTTTACGTCAGTTCTGTGTTACCGTAGTTATTGCAACGTTGTTGTCGTTAGTTGTTTCGTTTACCGTGGTGCCTTGGTTGTACTCTCGTTTTGGTAAACTGTCACACATTAGTAAACATTCGTTCTTCGGAAAAATACTTTACGGTTTCGAGGCTGGTTTGGGTAAACTTACAAACGGAATTTCGGGCATTTTAGAGTGGTCGTTAAAAAACCGTAAAAACAAGATTATTGCTTTATTGGTTACTTTATTGTTGTTCTTTTCATCGATAGGATTAGTTGGAGCAGGATACATCGGAGGAGATTTCTTCCCAAGCAGTGATAAAGAAGAATTTTTATTACAGTTTGAATTACCTAAAGACGCATCAATTGAACAAACCAATTTATTGACACAAAAAGCCGAAGCATATCTTGCTAAACGACCTGAAATAGAAAAAATGATTACAACCGTTGGTCAGGCTTCAGATGGTATGATGACCACTTCGGGTACAAAATACAAATCGGAAATTCAGATCTTTTTAAAAGACGGAAACAGCAAAATAGAACCAACAAAAGTGTATTCTGCAAAACTAAAACGCGAAATGGAAGCTCTTTTAGTTGGAGTAAAAGTTAAAACGGTAGAAGTGGGTATTATGGGAGCAGAACAAGCACCGCTTATGCTAACCGTAATTGCATCAAGCCAAGAAGATGCGTTGGAATATGCACAGAAAGCTGCCGATTTATTACAAAAAATTCCTGGATCGCGTGAAATTAGATTAACATCCGAAGACGGAAACCCTGAAGTTGTTGTAAAATTAGACCGCGATAAAATGAACGCTTTAGGTTTAAATGTTGCAACTGTTGGTATGACTATGCAAACAGCATTTGCCGGAAACGACGATATGAAATACCGTGCCGGTGATACCGAATACGATATTAGAGTACGTTATGACGAAATTGGTCGTGGTACAATTGAAGACGTTAGATCGTTAAAATTTATCAACAACAAAGGTCAATCAATTATGTTAGAACAGTTTGCGGATATTACCTATGGTTCGGGACCAACATTATTAGAACGTCGCGATAAATCTCCGTCGGTTTCTGTACAGGCACAAGTTGTAGGTAAATCAGAAGGTACAATTGCTACCGAATGGGAAGAGCAATTTTCTAAATTAGAATTAAAACCGGGGGTTTCATTTAAATGGGGCGGTAACAAAGAAAATCAAGACGAAGGTTTTGGTACTTTAGGTATTGCTTTATTAGCCGCTATTTTATTAGTGTATGCCGTAATGGTAATTCTTTACGACAGTTTCTCTAAACCGTTCATTATCTTGTTCTCTATTCCGTTATCGTTCATTGGGGCGTTATTATTCTTAGCATTAACCAACCAATCGTTAAATATCTTTACCATTTTAGGTATCATTATGTTAATTGGTCTGGTTGCAAAGAATGCCATTATGCTGGTTGATTTTGCCAACCATAAAAAAGATTTGGGTTACAGCACGTACGATGCCTTGGTTGCAGCCAACCACGCACGTTTTCGCCCTATCTTAATGACAACAATTGCAATGGTTATAGGTATGTTACCAATTGCAATGGCAACAGGCGATGGTGCCGATATGAACCGTGGTTTAGCAATTGTAATTATTGGTGGTTTATTATCATCGTTATTTTTAACCTTAATTATTGTACCTGTTATTTATTCTATTTTCGATGGAATTGGTCGCAGATTTGGAAAAGGTAAAAAAGCAAATTACGAAGAATTAATGGAAGCCGATTACGAAGAAAACGAAAATTACGTTGATGAATTCGGTGAAAAACAAAACTAA
- a CDS encoding methylmalonyl-CoA mutase subunit beta has translation MLFNDFEKVTSKQWKNQIQYELKGADYNDTLVWESLEGIKVKPFYHNDEDSVTTGVSTQNSNFSIVQEIYVFDTEKSIAKANEVLKRGAESIRFIIPSNQINVVNIINQLQQQPKAVYLQLLFLDANVVEQINTEAAKLQFEVFVLIDPIHQLTFDGNFYKDGTSDFEALNKINQKANNINWLTVKATTYQNAGANMVQQIAYTLAHTNEYLNRIENFDKNITVEVAVGGNYFFEIAKLRAMRLSLNALAEAYATNITFHILAKPTHRNKTIYDYNVNMLRTTTECMSAVLGGADAVENLAYDTIFHKTNEFGDRISRNQLLILKEESYFDKVNNPADGAYYIESLTQQLAEKGLELFKDIEKNGGLISQLIEGTIQRKINEAATKEQELFNSGKEVLLGTNKYPNAQDKMSHDLELYPFVKQNPRKTLITPIIEKRLAEALEQERLAKE, from the coding sequence ATGTTATTTAACGATTTTGAAAAAGTAACATCAAAACAATGGAAAAATCAAATTCAGTACGAATTAAAAGGTGCCGATTATAACGATACATTGGTTTGGGAAAGTTTAGAAGGCATTAAGGTTAAACCTTTCTATCATAACGATGAAGATAGCGTAACCACAGGCGTTTCTACACAAAACTCTAACTTTTCTATTGTTCAGGAAATTTATGTTTTCGATACAGAAAAATCAATCGCAAAAGCAAACGAAGTCTTAAAACGCGGTGCAGAAAGCATTCGTTTCATCATTCCTTCAAACCAAATAAACGTTGTAAACATCATTAATCAATTACAGCAGCAGCCAAAAGCGGTTTACTTGCAATTATTGTTTTTAGATGCCAATGTTGTGGAACAGATAAATACCGAAGCTGCAAAATTACAGTTTGAAGTTTTTGTTTTGATCGATCCTATTCATCAGTTAACTTTTGATGGAAATTTTTATAAAGACGGAACTTCAGATTTTGAAGCCTTGAATAAAATCAACCAAAAAGCCAATAACATCAATTGGTTAACCGTAAAAGCAACCACGTACCAAAACGCAGGTGCAAATATGGTTCAGCAAATTGCCTACACGCTTGCACATACCAACGAATATTTAAACCGAATTGAAAACTTCGATAAAAACATCACGGTTGAAGTCGCTGTTGGCGGAAATTATTTCTTTGAGATTGCTAAACTGCGCGCTATGCGTTTGTCGTTAAATGCGTTGGCAGAAGCTTATGCAACAAACATTACGTTTCATATTCTTGCGAAACCGACTCATCGCAATAAAACCATTTACGATTACAACGTAAATATGCTGCGAACAACTACCGAGTGTATGAGTGCCGTTTTGGGTGGAGCCGATGCGGTTGAAAATTTAGCTTATGATACCATTTTTCATAAAACCAACGAATTTGGCGACCGTATTTCAAGAAATCAATTGCTGATTTTAAAGGAAGAAAGTTATTTTGATAAAGTGAACAATCCGGCAGATGGTGCTTATTACATAGAAAGTTTAACACAGCAGTTAGCAGAAAAAGGTTTGGAACTTTTTAAAGATATCGAAAAAAACGGCGGATTAATTTCACAGTTGATCGAAGGAACCATTCAGCGAAAAATCAATGAAGCGGCTACAAAAGAACAAGAATTATTCAATTCGGGTAAGGAAGTTTTATTGGGAACAAACAAATATCCAAATGCACAAGACAAAATGAGTCACGATTTAGAGTTGTATCCTTTTGTAAAACAAAATCCGCGTAAAACATTAATTACTCCGATCATTGAAAAACGTTTGGCAGAAGCTTTAGAACAAGAACGTTTAGCTAAAGAATAA